The genomic stretch CTCGTAGTGAATGACGTGCTGGATAACGTTGTCCAAGAACTTGCTGTCGTGAGAGACAATGATGGAAGTGCAAGGGGACGTGCAAAGGTAGTTCTCCAACCAGGCAACGTTCTTGACGTCCAAGTGGTTGGTAGGCTCATCCAGGAGAAGGATATCAGGCTTCTCGAAGACAGCACGGGCAAGGGCCAGCTTCATCTTCCAACCACCAGAAAGGGCGGTAATGGGGCCGTTGAGCTGCTCACGGAGGAAACCGAACTCCTCGAGCTTGGCTTCGACCTCCTCCTGCTTGGGGTCCAGGCCAACCTCGCGGAGCTTCTTCATGGTCCAGCCAATGACGGTTTGCTCAGTATCGGCAGAATCCAAGTCGTGCTCAACGTAGACAGTCTTGacctcatccttcttgggGAAACCCTCAAGCTGCTCGTTGTTGATAGCACGCATGAGAGTGGTCTTACCAGTACCGTTGGGACCGAGGAGACCGTAACGCTGACCACGCTTCAGGCGGAGATGGGTCTGGTTCAGCAAGATCTTGGCACCATAGGCCAGGGAGAACGTGCAGTTGCACAgatcctcaccctcctcctcgtcggagAGGACTGCATCCTCAGCAGCGGCATCAGGAGAAGCACGCTTGCGGAGGGTCTCAGCAACAGTCTtagcctcctcctcaccgaCAATGGCGGTGATGTAGGGGAGAGCGTTCTGGGTCCAGCTCTCAACCTCGCCAACCTTCTCGTCAACGAGCTGaccagcaatggcagcaaCGTAGTTGATGATGGCCTCGGACTTCTTGACCTGTTCGTCGAACTTGGGGGAGAGGATCTCCTTGAGGATACCAGCAACAGTGGAGATGTCACCGGCGGTGGAGATCTCGGGAATCTTGCCATCCTTGACGTCACCAACACGGCTGAGGGTTGCCAAGGCCTGTTCGGTCTTGCCACGAGCCTCAGGGTCGGGCAGGGTGTCAAGGTTGTGGGTAAGACGAGGCATCAACTTGGGCAAGAAGGGAGCGACGATCTGAGGGTCCTCGACAAGCTTACACATGTTGTCGACGATGACAGCAGACTTACGCTTGATGGCAGTCTCACGCTCGACAAGACCACGGTCAAGCAAGGGAACCATGATAGCGAGGGTAGGTCCAGTGACATCGGAAACGAAGGTGGTGGCACCGAGCAAGTGAACGGTCTCGGGGACGTTCTCGGGCTTGGAGATACACTTAATGAGTTCAGGAATGAAACGCTCGATATCCTTGTTAACGATCAGACCGCAGACCTTCTCCATGGTGGAGTAAGcggccttcttgatctcggcCTTAGTATCCCACATAGCCTCGGAGACAGCAGGAATCAGGGCGGGGACACGGTAAGAAACCTGAGCGGGAGCGGTCTCAATGAGAGAGTTGAGGCACTCGAGAGCGCACAGCTTCTCAGTCCACTTCTGGGCGGACTCCAGGGACTCGAGAATAGGAGGAATGACGGCCTTGACGGCATTGCCGTTGATGCCCTTGACAATGGCAATAGCGGCACTCTGAGCGGCGTCCTTGACGTTGGTCATCTTGTCACCAACGGCAGCGAGGACAGGGCGGAGGAGAGTCACGAGGTGAGGCTCAACACCGGGGGCGATGGTGGCGTGGGAAGCAACGGCCCGGATAGCGTCGCAAGCGCGCTGGCGGGCATTGGCATCCTTCTTATTAGAGAGCTGCTTCTTGAGATCTTCGGCGAGCCTATGTTGTGTGTTAGTAAACTGGTCCGAGACGAAAAAATTTTTCTCTCAAGGCGGGGTATCAACATACTTCAGGGGGAGGGCTTGTTCAGGGATAGGACCGCTGAGGAGGTGAGCAATGTTGTCGGTAGCGGCGTTGACCTCATCCTGAGTAGAGGAGATGTTGAGGTTCTTGAGCAAGTCGTCAAGGACAGAGAGAGACTGAGCGGTCTCCTTGCTGGAGACAGCAGGAACCGaggaggcagcagcagcaggcaTTTTGGGCGTAAGAAAGTCTGAAATCGTAAATtcgaaagaggaagaatgtaaagagaagaaaaaaaagcaagaacGGTCAAAAAGGCGTTCTATTAGGGTATCTCGATAAGAGGTGACGGCCCACGAAAAAACTGTGTCTTGACGAAGCAGACACAGAACACGCTCTAAACGGCCGAAGGGAAATCTAACTTTTTGATTTGTCtaaaaagacaaaagagaaaaaaacaaaagttTTCACAAAAGAGAGGACCAGACCTCTTTGAAGGAGATAGGAGGGGATATGGtgagaggagaggaggagggggaaaaagtGGATGGGGATGGATGATATTTATCGGTTTGTGGACTACTTTTTCGCCGCCCAACCCTCCAAGAGAGGCAACCCATTGcaaaaattttttttcttttctcccatgTCCCGCGCTAGACCCGGAACTGGGTTAGTGCCGATGACTGTCGAAGCAACCAAGCCGATAGGGCCCGTGGCTGCGTTGGGATCAATCAGTGGCTGATGATTGGTCCGCTGGTGGGATAGCCAAAGCCGCCGTCTTGCCCGACCAGAGAGTTTTCTGGTTTTTTGGTCTCGCCGATTTGGGCGGACAATCCGAGGATGCCACAAAAGAATGAATTAGACTTCGAATGAACCCTCGGGGGTTGCCTAAGGGCAAGGCGATGATAGGCGTAGCGGATTTGATAGATAATTTCCGGCCTGAGGCGACTAAAAATACTACAGATTCTGAGGGAGCCGTCGCTTTTGCCAGTTGGCCCCGTTGCAACAACATTTATTGGGGTAAGGACAAACGGGCAACCGGGCTCGCTTTCTGGAGGGGATACCATCCAGCCTGTCGCCGTAATTCTGTAACCGCCCGTGAATCCAAGTAGATACCGACCAGAAGAAATTTCTTAGAACTCACTACAGAATCCCTTGTCAAGGAGCTGACAGCCTTGCCCTTCAACTAAACCTACAGGCGGGAGGACAACGCGCATCCCTTGATTATCCTTAGCGGGCTAGGCTAATGTATTTCAGTCCCTGACAGGGCATGAATCCGGGGATGCAACGCTGGCTAATTCACGGCGGCTAGTGTCCGTTGACTCCCGTGTGAATGAGTGTGTTGGGCCTGCAGATGCTGGTGCTATTTCTGTCGCCACCCTCAGATCGCTCCCCCAGACTTTAGGTGGCGCAGCCGAGTTTCTAGACATTCGAA from Aspergillus oryzae RIB40 DNA, chromosome 1 encodes the following:
- a CDS encoding putative translation elongation factor eEF-3 (ATPase component of ABC transporters with duplicated ATPase domains/Translation elongation factor EF-3b), coding for MPAAAASSVPAVSSKETAQSLSVLDDLLKNLNISSTQDEVNAATDNIAHLLSGPIPEQALPLKLAEDLKKQLSNKKDANARQRACDAIRAVASHATIAPGVEPHLVTLLRPVLAAVGDKMTNVKDAAQSAAIAIVKGINGNAVKAVIPPILESLESAQKWTEKLCALECLNSLIETAPAQVSYRVPALIPAVSEAMWDTKAEIKKAAYSTMEKVCGLIVNKDIERFIPELIKCISKPENVPETVHLLGATTFVSDVTGPTLAIMVPLLDRGLVERETAIKRKSAVIVDNMCKLVEDPQIVAPFLPKLMPRLTHNLDTLPDPEARGKTEQALATLSRVGDVKDGKIPEISTAGDISTVAGILKEILSPKFDEQVKKSEAIINYVAAIAGQLVDEKVGEVESWTQNALPYITAIVGEEEAKTVAETLRKRASPDAAAEDAVLSDEEEGEDLCNCTFSLAYGAKILLNQTHLRLKRGQRYGLLGPNGTGKTTLMRAINNEQLEGFPKKDEVKTVYVEHDLDSADTEQTVIGWTMKKLREVGLDPKQEEVEAKLEEFGFLREQLNGPITALSGGWKMKLALARAVFEKPDILLLDEPTNHLDVKNVAWLENYLCTSPCTSIIVSHDSKFLDNVIQHVIHYERNFKLKRYRGTLSEFVKKVPSARSYYELGASDMEFKFPEPGFLEGVKTKAKAIIRVSNMSFQYPGTPRPQISDISFQVSLGSRIAVIGPNGAGKSTLVNVLTGELIPTTGDVYQHENIRIAYIKQHAFAHIDNHLDSTPSEYIQWRFQTGEDRETMDRANKIVTDEDEKAMDKIYKIDGTPRRVIGIHSRRKFKNTYEYECSFLLGDNIGMKSEKWTPMMTSDNAWIPRNEIIQSHAKMVAEVDQKEALASGQFRPLVRKEIEEHCAQFGLDAELVSHSRMRGLSGGQRVKVVLAACSWQRPHVIVLDEPTNYLDRDSLGALSKAIKTFEGGVVIITHSREFTENLTEEVWAVVDGKMTPSGHNWVQGQGSGPRLTEKTNEEDTFDAMGNKIEAPKKAKKLTSSEQRKKKKERMARKKRGEEVFSDEDDF